A stretch of DNA from Lycium ferocissimum isolate CSIRO_LF1 chromosome 4, AGI_CSIRO_Lferr_CH_V1, whole genome shotgun sequence:
AAACCTTATCAAAAATACAAACTTGATACGTATTTAAGTAGAGAAGAATAAAGGGGCAGACTTATTATTCACCCTGTTTAATATAATATACATCACTTACTCTCCCGGATCTCCTggttgtaaaagaaaaaaaggtgatAACTTTGTAGTGAAAAAATTGGTTTACTTCAAAATTATAATGGTGCTATCTGACATGGGCAGAATAAAGATAAGCTTTTCTGGCACAAAGCCCAGTTTTGGTTGGATTGGTGTCTTCTAGGAAATGCACCTTGCCCTTTGTTCTTTCCACAGCTAATATAATATGGCCACTTCAATGCTTTTGGGAAGTCACTATTTCTAGGCATTGCTAGATTCATGTGCTTATaatcagaggcggatccaggatttgaagtttcCGGGTGCCATGCGCcattcaataaaatttatattcaaCTCACAGTTATGAAGCACAGAAGCTGGAAGTAAATTTTCTCtgtaaacatgaaggaatcactTAAGTGCTAATTTTGTATTTCTATTTGCAcaccttaaggaaaacttacgccttatggggcatacttttagttatgttttatgggacacacttttagctaaggcattactaaaagtttcccttgaaaagttaaaaaaaatatatatatatcttgatgaAAGTCTGCCCTccgcgtacttttagttatgttcaaCTAAAAGTCCCCGAGGGGTACTTTTAGTTAAGTAAAAGTCATGAGggcgacttttagttgtgtttaagtccgcgcaaaaaaatgaatccaaAATGGATAAAAAGTACTTTATGAACCTAAAACTCAAAGCAAGCCTTGATGGTTGATATCACTGATTCAATGTCACATTCAAATAAATGCATATTAGTTTCCTTCAAGTCCATTTGCACACAAATACCATTTTCACATTCTGCACCATAAATCTTCTTTTAatgtttatttctttcaaatttccaatagacaaaaaacaagtaaataactaaaagaaacaaagaaagagagacAAACAGAGACATACAGCAATGGAATTTGGAGAAGGTACTGCAGTTATAATTGGGACTAGAGACATGATATTCTTCAAAGAGAAAAGAATATTTGATATTCCAGATATAAGTTTTATTTCTTGTTACATGATTAAGGGTAATCTACATGATATGCTAAACGTATAAGATTTAACTGAATTTGAATAAACGTACAAGTTCTAATGGTCTATGTCATGTGCTTTTTCTATACACTACGTTAATCTATTTTAGTGTATTTAATTTGTCGGATAGGGATGGAGTGTATTTGTTCAACAAAGGATATTccttttttattcttcttttagGTACACTATTAGAAAGCAGAGCAGGCTACGtgttactcaaaagtgctacatCATTAGAATAGTTGTTTGCACTTTGTGTTTTACACAATGTTGCCTTTCGGTAATTTTTAAGTAAGCATATTTAGGTTCTCTATCATAGTGGGGACCTTAAGTGGTGTATTCTCAATTGAATTCCTTCTTTGCATGCTCCAATCTTCAAATagaagtgtttttttaaaaaaaaataaaatatatatatatatatatatctttggtATATCTACACACAGTGTTTCCTAAATTTTGTTCACCTTAAGCCAAAGTAGTTGAGTAGTTGTTTGTTACGTTTCAGTTTAGCAAAGTTGCTTAATCAAAGATAATATTATTGCTCTTGGATTGAGACGGATATAAATGTTGCAATATGgacaataaggactcatataacGACTTAAAACTTACTTGAGATTGAGGCACATTAGTAATAGTAGTAGTTCTTGTTAGATGATGTACCAAAATTTTGCTTTAGAACCTATTATGTAGCACAAAAGGGGGGAAAATGTGTGATGGAAATGTCCATTTCATGCACAAAACAATGTGAACCTTGAAAACAAAGTAATCCTTCACGTTCTTGGTATGCAGAGAACAGGAAGATGGCGCAAAGGTGGTGAGAGTTAAAAATCTGAACAATCCATACTGTATCAACCCTAATTGGAGATTCAAGCTGACACTGAACAAACTTTACGCATGGAGCCTCGTAGATTATGACAGGGTTGTCATGCTTGATGCAGACAACCTTTTCCTCCAGAAAACTGATGAACTCTTCCAATGTGGCCAGTTCTGTGCTGTCTTCATTAATCCCTGCATCTTCCACACTGGTCTCTTTGTCCTGCAGGTAATCAGCTTATCCCATTTCAATAGTATCCTAGTCCTGATTAATTTGTTCGCTAACGTTGGCAATTCATCTGTATGTCTAGTAAATGGAATTCTACATTTTACTTACAAAAGCTGAATTGCAGCCATCGAAGAAGGTGTTCAATAACATGATTCATGAGATAGAGATCGGGAGGGAAAACCAAGACGGTGCAGACCAAGGTTTTATTGGAGGCCATTTCCCAGATTTACTTGATCAGCCAATGTTCTACCCTCCTTCTAATGGTACCAAGCTCCAGGGAAATTACAGGCTTCCTCTAGGTTACCAAATGGACGCGTCTTATTATTGTAAGTTTGACTCTTTAACTATGTTTACTGAACAAAGTTTGTCATAGTTCACAAGAAGTTATAACGATTGTCAACTTTTAATTCTTCAGATCTCAAGCTCCATTGGTCGGTACCTTGTGGACCTAATAGTGTCATTACATTCCCTGGTGCTCCATGGTTAAAACCATGGTACTGGTGGTCGTGGCCTGTTTTGCCTTTGGGCATCCAGTGGCATGAACAGCGACGTCTTACTCTTGGGTAAGACCTTTTTTGCTTTGTGTAACAGTAGaactcttttttgctttgtGTGACATAATACATTAACCTTTTTCCAAGATTGATCATCCTATTCCTCTGGAGATTGTTATCAATCAGTTTAAAAATCAGCTGAAAGAAAAACTCTTGTTTTCTTCGTCTCTCCTTGCTCAACATTTCTGTCTGCCTGAATTGCATGGTAACTGCAAGATTTATGCAACCCTGATGTTTTAGAAAAGAGCATAATATTGATTAATTCTTTCATCCCTGTTGGTGAACACTTTACCTTCTTCATGAAGTGCATGTATAACCCGAGATATTTGATGTTCATGACAATAACAATTAACCTGTTTGGTATTTGGTAGGTATGGTGCTGAGATGATAGCAGTGTTGATCCAAGCTATATTTTACCTAGGAATAATTGTAGTGACACGCCTAGCACGCCCAAATTTATCTAAGTTGTGCTATCGCCATGAGGATAGCAAGAGTATCTTCTTACTACGAACTGGCCTTAAATTGATTGCTATATGGTCCATTCTTGCTGCCTACACAGTTCCTTTCTTCGTCATTCCTCGTACAGTTCATCCACTAGTTGGCTGGAGTCTCTACTTACTCGGCGCTTTTGCACTATCCTGTATAACAGTGAATGCATTTCTTTTGCCAATGCTACCTGTTTTGGTGCCATGGGTTGGAATCCTTGGGGCCCTTTTGGTGATGGCGTACCCTTGGTACAACGACGGTGTTGTAAGAGCAATGTCTGTATTTGCATATGCCTTCTGTGCTTCCCCAGCATTATGGACGGCAATGGTTAAAATCAAGTCTTCTCTAAATGTTTCACTTGAGAGGGAAGGATTCTTGCCTAAGTTGAGCGAGTCTACAGCACCTGCGGGTTCTAACAAACTGTATTGAAATTCGGAAAGTTGAAGGAATCAACAGGAGATTAATACTTCAGAAACATCTCCAAATTCTTTGCTTAGGAGACTTGGAGTGTGCTTGTGCTATCCTAACTGCTTTAGTCTTTGGTCTTCGGTAGAAAGAATTCTGTGAGTGGGTACTGATGTGAATTACACAATTTAGGATTGGGGTGATGTATTGTTTTGTACATGGACTATCACAGGCCTATTATTCTCTTGAATGTTACTCCACGAGAAAAAGATTGTTTCCCACTTGATTATATCTTTTGCTAAGATGTTGGAtaggttttttatttattcatggaTTTAAGTGATGTATGCTAACAatgtaaatatttatttgtcaTTGTTTGAATTAATCTACTTAGATTTAGCTTAAGGACTGGTCAAGTTAACCTTTACTAAATGCAATGTTTCAAACAATTGGCACTGGTGGAGTATAtgttctctttccttttttccccaGATGGGgtagttttcttttttatgttttccaAATAGATCATAGTTCAACTCGATGTCTTTCCGTGTTTACCTGTCATCCTTAAAGAAGCGGCTCCTATTAATTTTTTGCAATCAGATAGCTGAtattataaaagaaaagtaaggaGTGAAAATTTTCTTTACTTTAATGTGGTTGGAGTAGGCTAGGCTTGGTGAAATAGTAGAACAAAGTCTCAGATTGTATGAAGCAACAATCTTAAGGATCATAAATTTTCTTCAATATGATCTGTTCGCACAATTTATTATTGTGACTCGTCTGCTGCATACCTTGAAATGATTGTAATCCATTAatatagttactattcattttCACCATCTCAAGAATTCCCAACTTCCAAGCATTTCatgtaagcaaaggtatgccATATACGAagaccaaaaagaaagaaaagaatgcaCGTCACGCCTGTTACCAGGGTGAGATAAGCAATAACCTCAAAATCAAATTCCATGCAAAAGATAACTTATATTCCATGCACATTGTTACAATGGTAAAAGAACAATTTAGGAGCAAGCTGGCCAGCAGGATAGTCGAACCAGTGTCTTCACATAATGCAGCAGTTCTGTTGGGACTCTAGCATATCCGGGGATCTGCAAAACCAGAAGTAAAATTGCTCAATCACAATCAAAAATACTGCTAAACATCAAAACAGTTAAGGGGTTCCATTTTCATGCTGATAGCAGTGATCTACATGAAACAAAAGCGTCTGCAAATAACTAAGGGGGCTCCTTTTCCAAGACACATGTGTGCGAGCGCTAAAGATTCAGATATCATCAGAACGATGGTGTACAGACTGGGAAAGTTTCCCCATCTAACATATGCCACACAAATTTTGCTCTTCCTTTCATATTATTAAGCATTTAATGCAGCACAAGGTTCTTTAGTTGACTGCTATCGCTTTTTAAGCTGGGACAGTTGTCACACAGGACATGATCCAGCAAACTTTTTGAGATTTATTAGTTCTCTAGGGGAAGAGAAAGGGTGGCGGAGGAAGAGTAAATGCTTGCCGTCCATAAGGTTAAAGAAAATCTGCAAAAATCCATACAAAACCGCAAGCTTTCATATCATTAACTTTTTACTGTTGAAGCTGAAAGTATTAACTAATACATCCTTTTAACATTCTAGTCATAAACTGCAACCATTGTCAAACTATCGAAATACTGTTTCTCCTGTCTGTATTGTTTCAATAACTTGCCTGAATGGGTTTTAACTGTAAATAGTAAGACTTAATATCTCCACCCCTAAGCATCAAGATTAACAGAAATCTTATGGCGATTTGATCTGAGAGTTGGTCACTGAAAGCGGTTTAACTTTTAACAGTATCACAGGTAAACAGGATATCTGGATCATACTGCAGTTGACTTTTGCAGGACCAGCTCCATTTAGTCACAAAGTTTGAAAGTGGAACTTTCAGGCCTTGATAGGATACTATCATAAGGGGACAAAGTCGATATAATCTACGTTTATATCCCGAATCTAGAATACAAAAGATAATTGCATACTTTTAGTCAATCATCCAAATGTAAGGCAAATATGCAAATGCCAAAAACCTTGAAGGAACTACAATCTCCAGGTAAAAAAGCCATGATTCCTGCCTTTACCTACTACCAATAAATCAACATACAGACAACTTAAATGAAATTCTGAAGATACTGGAGCACTTACAGTTGTCCAAGAGTTGATATATCAAAGTCTGGAGCAAGCTCTTGCACTATATCGTTTGGTGGTTGGCCACATTCTTGCATTTTCTGCATAAGCTCAACAATTTTGTTGAAGTTGCTTGGCTCAGTTTCGTAGACTTTGTTTAGATCTCTTATAAGTTCATACTGGTGTCTGTAACGTTCATATTCTTCACTGCTTAACTTGGCTTTATTGTCCTCCAACCACTTTGGATATCTTTCTCCGATTTCTCTCATGGGTTCATGAAGAATTTCCTTTGAAAGAAGCTGCTGCATCATGGTCTCTACAACAGACTCCATGTCCTAGCAATTAGTCAATCAAAATAGTTACAAATCCATTCCATAAAAGTGAGAAGAAGctatatataagaaaaagatATACACTAGAGAGTATGGCCTTCATGGACATTCTGGATGATTGCAGAAATGGAAcagaaaataaaggaattgaaaattttaagagcTATTCACCGACTACATTTTGTTTGTACTTTCTGGTGCACAGAAGATATATCTTTATGTATTAGATAGTTCAACGGACTTTCTTAGAGGCTTAGTGCAGAGGCGCATCTAGGATTTCTATAACATGGGTGCACCActaagaaaaaggagaaaaaagattgTATTAAGTGGGAACTGATCCATGTTATTTTGGTAAATAACTCAGCACTCAACCAAGAGCACCATTTAGCCTTTTTGGAGCATGGGTGCCAACAGATAATATCAGATCAATTCTAGGAAATAGTTTGGCGGAAAGATCACAGGTTCACGTGCACCATAAACTAGACTATAAATTCGCCGTCTTAGTATAATAGTCATGTTGTGTAATTGAGGTACCATCGTGGTGCAATAGATAAAACAATTTTGACttattaagaaagaaaagagaatataAAAAAGAGAATAAGGCGACCAGAATTGCTTTCAAACTATAGGTAACCAAAACTTCAAATGCAAATCCAAGTTGTGAACAACTTTCAGGGCTGATAAATATAGAAACCTATCTCGAGCCAATAGTGCAGATTTCTATCCATATAACACCTTAATCTACAATTGCACCACCTTAACCCTTTCTCGCCTCAATTCAATTAGAAAGTATCTATTGAGTTATTTTAATTTCTCATTCAACGCATTCAAATGTTTCATGTTCACTATAGTCGACCTCTATCTTTGAATGATTAATGTATTGGACATTTTGATGTTATCCCCAAATCCAGCCAATGGGAAATTTATCTCAGCACTTTGCTCTAAACAGTtcaatattttccttatttgatCCATGACTGTATTTCATTCGCATTAACCAAGAAGATGAAACAGAGCTCAAACTGAATATTAATAGTCAAAACAGCTTCCTTATCAGGAAAAAATTTGTCAAAACAGTTAATGATTGAAATTAAGTAGTATTTAGATCAATGGTGAAATCCAAAATCCTAAGCAAAGAAATTCCAAAGTAGAGGAAAACAGGACCTAAGAATGTAACAGGCTTTGAAAGGGACACATATTGGATAGATTCCCCCAATTGTCTTTAGAAGGCTGACAGTTCTTTACTTTTGGAGGATTCAGTCAAGACCAAACAATTTAATGAAATTCAGTCCTTGGAACAAAAAGTTTCATTCAGCTTCCTTAGTCAATGGATCTACCATATGCcaagttgctcggactcgggtgcgggtATCCGATAGGGGTACGGATTCGATTGTCGGATTCggcaaaatataaattttaagattcgggggtGCGGATCCGGGTATggatacgggtgcggggattcggctaagaaaattcaaaattataaaaagtctGTTGAGAGATATTCTATGAAAAACTTACATGTATATTGTAGAATTCAATCTTTCATTCTCTGAAACATGAAGCAGCAAAAATGAGACTATAAGTACTATAATATTGAAGGCATGTCATTTCCCTTATATTAAATCTGTTTTATCTATAAgtttgagaaatcaaaatctcaatATTCCCCCAAATTTATCGATGGACTCCGGTCGGAGTATTCAAACTTGGTTGATCGTATCCCAGACGTATCCCGCTCCCGACCCATGTCGAGGCTGGATCGGCACCAAAAACAGAGAGTCCGCGTAACTTATACCATATGCAATAAGCACAAATTTATACAGCATATACGTCGATCGAACTCAACAGGCCAACTTTAGACAAGACTACAACAGCTTTCACAATCTGCAGAACGTTTACAATCATTGGGAAATGTTGAGATCTCATATCAATTCATTACCAAAAGTTTTCCACGCATAAAAGCAACCATTTAGTCAGCTGAAAATGTTAATGATGTCTATAATGAAGCAAAATGCTTTCTCTTAACTACATCAATATATTAACACCTCTTTCCTCTCCATCCCCCTTCCCTTCCCAAATGTTAAGTATATAGGAGAACAAAATGTATCaatcattttgcaaatttcctgAAAAAGACTTCAAACTCAGCTATGAAGCCTCATAATATTTCACACTTTCAATATGTGCTGTTTGATAAAAATATACCTGAGAACCAGCAAGCTCTTCAAAGTGCTTCATCCAATCCTCCATCATTGGATCGcttccaaaattctccacaCCGGGTCTCGGCCCAGCAACTGATTCCAATCCCTTAACAGCTTCTCTAGTCTGCTCTCTAAGCTTATCAAGAGCTTCAGAGACATGTGAATCCTTTGCCTCCTTAGAAGCCGGTTGCTTACCCTTCTTCTTAGTTTTCAAATCGGGCAACGACATCCCAAGTCCTTGCACCTCACTAGGTGTACAAGAGCTACTCTCTTTTTTGTCCTCTCCATCCCCATTTCTACAATCAAAATCCACACTTTTAATCACAGCTCAAAACTCAAACCTCATTAGCTTAAAACGGAAGTAAAAATTAACATGTTACTCCCTTCgtcactatactaaaaatagatatccacttttacttgttcagtttGGAAAGCCAGGAAAAAAGTTATCACTTGGTTCCTAATTTACCTTCATTATTAACTATAATCATTTCCCAATGCAATTgcccataacaacaacaacaagcccagtaaaatcccacaatgtggggtctgaggagggtagagagtacgcagacctaacccccaccttgaaaggtagggtggctgtttccgaaagaccctcagctcaagagaggaaaacaagacaaaaagtCAGATAGGGACAAGCATatcaaaagcgagaaagtcatgataGAACAGTCCcgaaagaaaggagcattagCTACCATAGATAAATAAGACAGTCAAATTACAAAGGGCCAACAAATATAAGTAGAAATCAAATGCaaaaaatcaaatggcaataaacgaatgagcaaaactacaactactagggtgaaaggataagcaacctatccttctatcctaatctgagtcctccacaacctcctataaCATTGAATTTATTATATTCAAAGGGTGACATAGTAAActtatcattttattaattacttCTTAAAGggtgtgtcaagtcaaacattgacaagtaaaaatggacggagggagtacaagtGAAAACAAAAAAGACCTTTGAGAAGCAGAAGTGAGATTGAGGCTCTGAAAATCATCCAAAGCACCTGAAAATTAACTCAAAAGGGTGAGTTTccaatccaattcaatttatTTCACTTACATCTTCTCCTTAAAATCTAACACGTCCCATAACCAATGCTTTCAGACCATGTATCTATTTTCTAAAGTATTCctatttaagtgtcttacttttctatttGGTATGTCCCAAGAGTGCCTCTTTCTATATTAGTAGGTTTTCCAATTCTAGCATTGTCCCTGACCGcacacatatttaatttaattcaagaccataaaattcaaaaatctccCTTTATTTCTCAAACTTCGTGCCCAGTTAAACCATAAGaaacttaaattgggacggagggagtaaaattATGGCTTGATATAATACACTGTGCTCATCCCAAATAAACTCACTCTATATGCAAGAAAACATAGAAATTGTATAAAGATGTGTTTACATGTAATGAATTATTGAAATGGGGCAAAAGGGGGGGTGGTGGCTACTTACTATCAAGAAGTTGGTCTAAATCATCAGAGTGCTCAGTAGCCATGGATacgttattttttttaattcctgtTAGTCAATTGCCAATATATCTATAAAAATCCAATCTTTATGAATCAAAAAAAGTTTGGAAAAAATGAAGTGGTGACATTTATATATAGAGGGTATACGTAAGGTACAGTGACGGTTTTTTTTGGCGGAAAACCCGACAAAAGGGAGTAGGGTTTTGCTTAGCTGACGTTTGCTTcagatttttgaagaaaaaaaatcaaccgACCACGAAAGAGATCATTTTTTGGTGTCCGCATTAGAGTTCGACTTAAtcttaaattttgattttatttctgCAGGGAATTGAACCTGACATCTCAAGGTATTTAACCCACTTTATTGATTACTACACCACACTACgtgtatattattttaaaatcattaTAAAAGTCATAAATTTTGAAGCCTGATTCAGCCTCTGCATAAATTACAATGGTGTCTCATAAATGTTTAAGAAAGCTTTCGGCATAAGAAATACCTCCAAGAAAGCTAATTTATTTCTCATGTTCATTTGATTGAGAATTGAGATTAATGTCACATGTAACATAATTCGGTCGACTAATGTCTAAGCACGTTTGGATGGGATTATGATTTTTGGCATATAAGCGAAAAGCCAAAAGTTAGGAATTCTAACTTAtgatttttgacttatttttgtcattttgacTTAAAAACAAGTGGTTAGaagcatttttttattttatccaaacactacaaaagtaCTTAAAAGcaattttggcttaaaagcacctaaaataagccaatccaaacaggctcaaaGTAATTTACGTTTTTCATCTATTCTTATTATCAAAGCGATAGTTGTTGTTCATCCGTGGGACGAACTAAGAACAAATATTTACTGAAATATTAAGCATAATACATGAACAGGCTCTTAAATTGGCAATTATGCTCTCCAattttgggtgtgcacaagtaggcacatCAACTTATTTTTACTTTGTCaattgaacactccaacttacaaaatgaacGTCTAGACACCTCCAAATTTGATATGTCACGTTAATGCCACATCAACATTTATGTTTGCGTGTTCAACTATACAAGTTGAGATGCCTACTTGTGCAAACTCAAAGTTGGAGCACATACTTGCCAGCTGAAACCAAATTTAAGGttctgtttatgtattatgccaaaATATTATTCAGCCCTGGATTGCACTTGAACTGAGAACTAAATGACTGCATAAACTTCTTTCTtgagattttcacttttaaattttagaaTTGCCTTTTCGTTTTCTTTTTCGTCCGCTTTCTGAAAGTGCCCATACGTTCGACATAGAACTGTTCACTTATTTTCAAGAGGAGAAAGAGATTTTTCTTTTAGACGTCATATCTTAGGGAAATTCAACAGCTTGAAGTAATTATTACCTTAACTCATCAAAATAAGCAACACTTTCACTCCCAAGTCCAAAGGAGTCTAGCAATAACAGTAGGAGTAATTTTTATGTTCTCAGACATAGACGG
This window harbors:
- the LOC132051908 gene encoding putative glucuronosyltransferase PGSIP8, with protein sequence MMGRVSLLLVWGFWILMIATTATIGTQTTSLRRVHRNAYATMMYMGTPRDYEFYVATRVMLRSLSRLGVEADLVVIASLDVPLRWVRTLEQEDGAKVVRVKNLNNPYCINPNWRFKLTLNKLYAWSLVDYDRVVMLDADNLFLQKTDELFQCGQFCAVFINPCIFHTGLFVLQPSKKVFNNMIHEIEIGRENQDGADQGFIGGHFPDLLDQPMFYPPSNGTKLQGNYRLPLGYQMDASYYYLKLHWSVPCGPNSVITFPGAPWLKPWYWWSWPVLPLGIQWHEQRRLTLGYGAEMIAVLIQAIFYLGIIVVTRLARPNLSKLCYRHEDSKSIFLLRTGLKLIAIWSILAAYTVPFFVIPRTVHPLVGWSLYLLGAFALSCITVNAFLLPMLPVLVPWVGILGALLVMAYPWYNDGVVRAMSVFAYAFCASPALWTAMVKIKSSLNVSLEREGFLPKLSESTAPAGSNKLY
- the LOC132051909 gene encoding peroxisome biogenesis protein 19-2-like encodes the protein MATEHSDDLDQLLDSALDDFQSLNLTSASQRNGDGEDKKESSSCTPSEVQGLGMSLPDLKTKKKGKQPASKEAKDSHVSEALDKLREQTREAVKGLESVAGPRPGVENFGSDPMMEDWMKHFEELAGSQDMESVVETMMQQLLSKEILHEPMREIGERYPKWLEDNKAKLSSEEYERYRHQYELIRDLNKVYETEPSNFNKIVELMQKMQECGQPPNDIVQELAPDFDISTLGQLSPDMLESQQNCCIM